Proteins from a single region of Hordeum vulgare subsp. vulgare chromosome 6H, MorexV3_pseudomolecules_assembly, whole genome shotgun sequence:
- the LOC123402535 gene encoding flotillin-like protein 1, which yields MGFVYRIASPSEYLAITGYGVDDVKLAKKAWIAPGQRCARFDISPVNYTFEVQAMSAEKLPFVLPAVFTIGPRADDVECLLRYAKLISPHDKLSHHVNELVKGVIEGETRVLAASMTMEQIFHGAKSFKQAVFESVQLELDQFGLIIYNANVKQLVDVPGHEYFSYLGQKTQQEAVNQAKVDVAEARMKGEVGAKEREGMTRQNAAKVDAETKVYTVKRQGDGSKEEARVTAEVRVFRNQRDAEVAQADAELAMKKAGWERQARTAEVEAAKAVAIRDAQLQVEVERTNAARQTEKLKAEHLSKAVVDYEMKVQQANWELYNRQKAAEALLFEQERQAEARRATADADFFARQREAEAELYAKRKEAEGLAAMGEAQSVYLSSMLGALGGSYGALRDYLMITSGVYQEMARINADAIKGLEPKISVWSNGGSASSEGGDGAMKEMAGVYKMLPPLLTTVHEQTGMLPPAWMGTLKGGTSTSS from the coding sequence ATGGGTTTCGTGTACCGAATCGCGAGCCCGTCCGAGTACCTGGCCATCACCGGGTACGGCGTGGACGACGTGAAGCTGGCAAAGAAGGCGTGGATCGCGCCGGGGCAGCGGTGCGCGCGCTTCGACATCTCCCCTGTGAACTACACGTTCGAGGTGCAGGCCATGAGCGCCGAGAAGCTCCCCTTCGTGCTCCCCGCCGTCTTCACCATCGGCCCCCGCGCGGACGACGTCGAGTGCCTGCTCCGCTACGCCAAGCTCATCTCCCCGCACGACAAGCTCTCCCACCACGTCAACGAGCTGGTCAAGGGCGTGATCGAGGGCGAGACCCGCGTGctggcggcctccatgaccatggAGCAGATCTTCCACGGCGCCAAGTCCTTCAAGCAGGCCGTGTTCGAGAGCGTGCAGCTGGAGCTGGACCAGTTCGGCCTCATCATCTACAACGCCAACGTGAAGCAGCTGGTGGACGTGCCGGGGCACGAGTACTTCTCCTACCTCGGCCAGAAGACGCAGCAGGAGGCCGTCAACCAGGCCAAGGTGGACGTGGCCGAGGCGCGCATGAAGGGGGAGGTCGGCGCCAAGGAGCGCGAGGGGATGACGCGACAGAACGCCGCCAAGGTCGACGCCGAGACCAAGGTGTACACCGTCAAGCGCCAGGGTGACGGCTCCAAGGAGGAGGCCAGGGTGACGGCGGAGGTGAGGGTGTTCAGGAACCAGAGGGACGCCGAGGTGGCGCAGGCCGACGCCGAGCTGGCCATGAAGAAGGCCGGCTGGGAGCGCCAGGCGCGGACGGCCGAGGTGGAGGCGGCCAAGGCCGTCGCCATACGCGACGCGCAGCTGCAGGTGGAGGTGGAGCGCACCAACGCCGCCAGGCAGACGGAGAAGCTCAAGGCCGAGCACCTCAGCAAGGCCGTCGTGGACTACGAGATGAAGGTGCAGCAGGCCAACTGGGAGCTCTACAACCGCCAGAAGGCGGCGGAGGCGCTGCTGTTCGAGCAGGAGAGGCAGGCCGAGGCGCGCCGCGCCACGGCCGACGCCGACTTCTTCGCGCGGCAGCGGGAGGCCGAGGCCGAGCTCTACGCCAAGCGTAAGGAGGCAGAGGGGCTGGCGGCCATGGGAGAGGCCCAGAGCGTCTACCTCTCCTCCATGCTCGGCGCGCTCGGCGGCAGCTACGGCGCGCTCCGCGACTACCTCATGATCACCTCGGGCGTGTATCAGGAGATGGCACGCATCAACGCCGACGCGATCAAGGGACTCGAGCCCAAGATCAGCGTGTGGAGCAACGGCGGCTCTGCTTCGTCCGAGGGTGGTGACGGCGCGATGAAGGAGATGGCCGGGGTCTACAAGATGCTGCCGCCGCtcctcacgacggtgcacgaacAGACTGGGATGCTACCGCCGGCGTGGATGGGCACTCTCAAGGGCGGCACCTCCACGTCCAGCTGA